From Vidua macroura isolate BioBank_ID:100142 chromosome 5, ASM2450914v1, whole genome shotgun sequence, the proteins below share one genomic window:
- the KDELR3 gene encoding ER lumen protein-retaining receptor 3 — MNIFRILGDVSHLLAIIILLMKIVKSKSCAGISGKSQILFALVFTTRYLDLFTNFISVYNTVMKVIFLICAYITVYMIYVKFRKTFDSENDSFRLEFLLVPVTGLSFLENHSFTPLEILWTFSIYLESVAILPQLFMISKTGEAETITTHYLFFLGLYRALYIANWVWRYHTENFYDQIAVVSGVVQTIFYCDFFYLYITKVLKGKKLSLPMPV; from the exons ATGAACATCTTCCGCATCCTGGGGGATGTCTCCCACTTGCTGGCCATCATTATTCTCCTGATGAAGATTGTGAAGTCCAAATCCTGTGCTG GAATCTCTGGGAAGAGTCAGATACTTTTTGCCCTCGTCTTCACAACCCGTTACCTGGACCTGTTCACGAATTTCATCTCTGTCTATAACACTGTGATGAAG GTCATTTTTTTGATTTGTGCCTACATCACTGTGTATATGATCTATGTGAAATTCCGGAAAACGTTTGACAGCGAGAATGACTCCTTTCGCCTCGAGTTCCTCCTGGTCCCTGTCACAGGCCTGTCATTTCTGGAGAACCACAGCTTCACCCCCTTGGAG ATACTCTGGACCTTCTCCATCTACCTGGAGTCCGTGGCTATCCTTCCTCAGCTCTTCATGATCAGCAAGACAGGGGAAGCAGAGACCATCACAACACACTACCTTTTCTTCCTGGGCCTCTACCGTGCCCTCTACATTGCCAACTGGGTCTGGCGCTACCACACAGAGAATTTCTACGACCAGATCGCTGTCGTTTCCGGGGTGGTACAAACCATCTTCTACTGTGACTTCTTCTATCTCTACATCACCAAAG TCCTAAAAGGAAAGAAGCTAAGTCTTCCCATGCCTGTTTGA
- the LOC128807262 gene encoding LOW QUALITY PROTEIN: endosome-associated-trafficking regulator 1-like (The sequence of the model RefSeq protein was modified relative to this genomic sequence to represent the inferred CDS: inserted 2 bases in 1 codon) translates to MSQPFRVFGLMMMVYPESQDLQGDDDNDSDDDNSEGSGNCQSDLPSPLCKSSHSTDENQTEDLGEPTFFLNPGHSYIVKDKQLLLAKHALELEEEDQEFQEPFYKDMGMSDSLAGDEEPTPTYHLPGHQRLPALQKAGTATSGFHASFQHSSGQHVGTEAAATQAHASDHYVGHPESTTGVEPHVLCEEDGKDSKDSEDSEDSEDSEDREDREDRESPSLQPTYDSLWQENSILRSENEMLRNAHVMLASENFTLKQAFKELKKDRAVFMRDDDVLREEYGVLREQYNRLESENAALRKENATIRRMFDTFQNNLKRQACVVVSLQDQLKTSQAEREREAQELQSLVKETECHLQLTTQRALNAETNVERLKQKIFILQGQLERCKLENENLRXQTGLEAVKHNLDFTRQNPHELIMGKDASLRQFLPQKCCLLLLRSLNPREKFSNFKQRKICECSSV, encoded by the exons ATGTCGCAGCCATTTCGCGTCTTTGGGCTAATGATGATGGTCTACCCAGAATCTCAAGACTTGCAAGGTGATGACGACAATGATAGTGATGATGATAACAGTGAAGGATCAGGAAACTGCCAATCTGACCTTCCTTCACCCTTGTGCAAGAGCAGTCACAGCACAGATGAAAATCAGACAGAGGATCTGGGAGAACCCACATTTTTCCTAAATCCTGGGCACTCTTATATAGTGAAAGATAAACAGCTGTTGTTGGCCAAGCATGCACTGGAGCTTGAGGAGGAAGATCAGGAGTTTCAGGAACCATTTTACAAAGACATGGGAATGTCTGATAGCTTGGCTGGAGATGAGGAGCCCACCCCAACCTACCACCTTCCTGGGCATCAGAGGTTGCCGGCTCTCCAAAAGGCCGGTACAGCAACAAGTGGTTTCCATGCTTCTTTCCAGCACAGTTCAGGCCAGCACGTGGGGACAGAGGCCGCTGCCACACAGGCCCATGCCAGTGACCATTATGTGGGACACCCAGAGAGCACCACGGGAGTGGAGCCCCACGTGCTGTGCGAGGAGGATGGCAAGGACAGCAAGGACAGCGAGGACAGCGAGGACAGCGAGGACAGCGAGGACAGAGAGGACAGAGAGGACAGAGAGTCCCCGTCCCTGCAGCCAACCTACGACTCGCTGTGGCAGGAGAACAGCATCCTCAGGTCGGAGAATGAAATGCTCAGGAATGCACATGTCATGCTCGCATCGGAGAACTTTACACTCAAGCAGGCATTCAAAGAGCTCAAGAAGGACAGGGCTGTGTTCATGAGGGATGACGACGTGCTCAGGGAGGAATATGGCGTGCTCAGGGAACAGTATAACAGGCTCGAGAGTGAGAATGCTGCACTCAGGAAGGAAAATGCCACGATCAGGAGAATGTTTGACACCTTCCAGAACAACTTGAAGAGACAGGCGTGCGTGGTGGTGAGCCTGCAGGATCAGCTGAAGACCAGCCAGGCTGAACGAGAGAGGGAAGCCCAAGAGCTCCAGTCCTTAGTGAAGGAGACTGAGTGTCATCTTCAGCTAACAACCCAGCGGGCTCTGAATGCCGAAACAAATGTGGAGAGGCTGAAGCAGAAGATCTTTATTCTCCAAGGACAGCTGGAGAGATGCAAGCTGGAGAATGAAAACCTGAG ACAGACTGGCCTGGAAGCAGTGAAGCACAACTTAGACTTCACCAGGCAAAACCCCCACGAGCTCATAATGGGCAAAGatgcctccctcaggcagttCTTGCCTCAGAAATGCTGCCTGTTGTTACTGAGGTCCTTGAATCCACGAGAAAAATTCTCAAATTTTAAGCAGAGAAAGATTTGTGAGTGCAGTTCTGTGTGA